DNA sequence from the bacterium genome:
GGAGCGGCTGACCAAAGCGGTGATGGAGATCGGCCAGTTGGTGACCTTCAAGGAGGCTTGTATGGAAGAGCCGGTGGAAGAACCCTTCTTTGTCGAGGATCGCTTCGCCTGGCATAAGACCTGGGCGGATGCCTGGGCGGGAACCCCGGAGGCACGGGAATGGGACCCGATTCTGGCCGAGATGCGGCGTGATTATGCCCGGACGGTCCAACCGATCGCCGAGGCGCCGGCGAATGCCGCCCGGTTCCGCCCGCTGGTCGAAAAATACTGGTTCCATCTCACCAACTCCGCCAACAGCGACGGGCGCTGGCCTGCACCACCGGCGGAGACCTGTCCCTTCAACCGGGAATGGGTGTTAACCGAAATGGACCGGACACGAGCCGCCCTGGCCGCCCTCAAGGTCGCCATTGCCGGGATGCCCTTGCCGCCACCCGTTGAGGATAAGGATGACCAGAGGGATTGGGAATACGGCTATCACTTTACGGACAAGGATGTCACCCAGGTCGCCCGGCTGAACAATTATGAGTTACAGCACGCGATTTACTTTGCCCACAAGATGGTGGATAGCAAGAAGGCGGAAAAGGCGGCGGAAGGCAAGGCGCTCCTGCGCCGCGTGTTTGATGAGTTGGACCGGCGTGGCATGAAAGGGGTTCGCCCGCCTTCCATTCAGGAAGGCACATGACCCTGTTCCCCATCCTCACCCAACAGAAGAAGGTCCCTTTTTTGTGGATCGTGCTGATGAACTTCTCATGGTTTGTCGGTTTGTACACCATGTTTGTGGTGGGGACGGCCCTGCCGTTCACCATGCGGCGGTTTACCGATGACACCCGGTTGATGAGCCTGGTCACCAGTGTCGGGCTATGGTTCGGGATTATTCTGGGGCCGCTGGTGAATTATATCAGCGACCGGATCTGGACCCGGTTCGGACGGCGCCGGCCCTTCATGCTGGTGGCCATCTGCGGCACCCTGCTGTCCATGTTCTGTATCCCGTTCATGCCAGCCCTGTCCCCCCTGATTATGGTGGTCGTGGTGAGCTCGATCCTTGGGGATGTGGGCTCCACCCAGGAGCCGCTGTGGCTTGAGGTCATTCCCTCGTCCCAGCGCGGGACGGCGGTGGCCGTGCGAACCCTGATGACCAGTATGGCCAGCCTCCTGTTCTTTCAGATCATGTTCGCCCAGTTCGATTTCGTATATCACCTGCCGGGCGGGATGATGCTCACAGGGGAGCAGATGTGCTACCTGAGCGCGGGCATCCTGCAGTTGCTCTACCTGCTCCTGCTGGCATTTGGTATCCGTGAGGTGAAGCCGGAAGGCATCACGTTGCAGCATCCGGAAGAAATCCGGTCGGAACAGCTCCTGAACGCCATTGAGGGAATCTTTGCCGAGCGTCGCTGGTGGCATTACCTGTTTCTCTGCCCCTTGCCGGCCCCCTGGATGCTGGCGATTGCGGAACGTTCCCGCCAGCGTTGGGTGATGCTAATGCTTTTTCCCTCGGCTTTCTTGGCGCGTTTCATGCGGGATGTCTTTTGTGAAACACGGTGGTGGTGGATTTATATGTTCTATATTGCCGGCACCTTTATGACGGCGGGGGGCGGCTTTGCCAACTTGATGCTGGTGGAGCAGTTCCATTATTCCAAGCCCCGGATTGCCCTTACCGGTCTGCCCGGCATGATTATAGGTAACGCAGTGATCATCCCCTTCATGGGCTGGTATGCCGACCGGTTGCCCCGGATTCCGGTCTGGCTGCTCGGGGGACTGGCTGCCGGGGGTGGGACCGGGCTCTGGTACTTCATGACACTATGGGGGGATGTCCCCAAGCTGGATCTGCCGCCGTTCTGGGTCATGATGGTGATGTTGGTGCTGGCGACCGTTGCGGTGGGTGCCCTGGAAATTCTTCTTTTCCAGGGGTTGCGGTCTTTGAAACCGGCCGCCAATCCACGTATCTGGGCCTGGTTGTTGAACATGGTGAAAACCCTGCTGGGGATCGCCTTGACCTATGCGATCATCAAATGGTCATCCGGGAGTGTTCCCAGTATGACGAACTGGTATCTGATGATGTGCATCTGCGGGGCCATGGGGATCCTGACGATTGTCAGTGGTCCGTTGTATTATGACTTCCTGCCGAAGGATAAGATCGGGACCATCAGCTCGGGGTGCGGGTTGCTCAGTACGACCGTCTCGGCTGTCATCAGTACATTTGTAGGGGTCTGGATATTCTACTTCACGAAATGGTCAAGTGGCCATGAGGCGACATCCGCCACGCAGGATTACTCCAGCTACCTGGTGATGCAACTGATGTTTGGCGTGATCACCATTGTGTTCACAGCCGTTTTCTTCTATCGTTTCATGAAAGGCCGGATGGTGGAATACGGGCGGCTCGGGCTGAACTCAACGGATCCGACCCCTGAAAATCACAGCTCAATGGTGTGAGCCAGCGGGTACTGAGGGGAGAAGGGGCGCTTTATGGATAAATTTTGGATTATCATTGTCGCGGTAGTCTTGTTGGCTGTCATGGTGAAGGCCATGGGTGCGTCACGGGGCAATGCCGCAACGGCCAAGGAGAAAATCAAGATGGGCGCGTTAATATTGGATGTCCGGACGGCGGGTGAATATCAGGGGGGCCATGTTGAGGGGGCCATCAACATCCCGGTTCAGGACCTGGAATCCCGCCTGGGTGAACTCAAGGATAAGAAGCGCGCCATTGTGGTCTATTGCGCTTCCGGCATGCGGAGTGCGTCTGCCGTCAAAATTCTCACGGGCGCCGGCTTCAGCGATGTGACGAATGCCGGCGGGTGGGGCAATCTGAAATAACCGCTCACTCGCTTGACTCTCGTTAGCGGTCAATGGCATCATGTCCCGCTATTTTTGTGGGGACATTGTGAAATCGAACCGGTTGGAAAATCTTGAGACCTTTCTGGTGGATTTGATCCAGCGAAAGGATACGTCGCGGATCAAAGACTGGCGTACCCGCCTGCTGCTGGGGGTGCTCCGGCAGGCCTCCTATGGGTTTAAAGGCATTGTGCGTCTCCGGCATCTGCTTTACGATCAGGGGATTTTCCGGCATCACACCCTGGGGTGCCAGGTCATCAGCATCGGCAATGTGACGGTGGGCGGAACGGGAAAAACCCCGGTAGTGGAGGTGTTCGCTCGCACACTTCAGAAGCGGGGCCGCAAGGTGGCGATCCTGAGCCGGGGTTATAAGAAAAAAGAAGCCCCGTTTCTCTCCCGTCTGGTGAATAAACTCCTCCTGCGTGAGTCGCGCACTCTCCCCCGGATCGTTTCTGATGGGAAAAAACTTCTGCTCGATTCGGCCTACGGGGGGGATGAACCGTACATGCTGGCGTCCAATCTTGCGGATGTGGCCGTTCTGGTGGATAAGGACCGCGTTAAAAGCGGCCGGTATGCCATCAGTCGCCTGGGCTGCGATACCTTGATCCTGGATGACGGGTTCCAGTATCTCTCGTTACGCCATCATGTGGAGATCGTTCTGGTGGATAGCAAAAACCCCTTTGCCAACGGGTATATGTTGCCACGCGGGCTGTTACGTGAGGATGTGAAGCATCTCGCCAAGGCCCATTACATTTTCATTACCAAGTGTGATGGGAGTGATAACAGTGCCTTAAAGGCCGATATTCGCAAATTGAACACGCAGGCGGAAATGATCGAATGCACCCATCGGGCGCGTTACCTGAAGAATGTCTTTACCACCACCCGCGAGGAACTCTCCTTTTTAAAGGGACTCACGGTTGCGGCCGTCTCCGGGATTGCGGTCCCCGGGGGGTTTGAACGGGAACTCGAGCATCTCGGGGCACACCTGATCCAGCGGGTTCAGTTTGCGGATCACCATCGCTATACCCAGCAGGAGATCATCGAGGTCATTAATACGGCCCGAAACAGCGGGGCTGAGGCGATCATTACCACTGAAAAGGATGCCGTTCGTTTTCCCCGTCTTGACCGGTGCGATCTTCCGGTCTATTTTCTGAGGGTAGACATAGAACTTCTGTCTGGAACGGAGGACTTCAATGCCTGTATCGCTCGAATCTGTTATAAGTAAGGCGTCGGATGCCGCTCCCCGCTTGTTGGTCGTGAGTCCGACGTGGCTGGGCGATTGCGTGATGGCCATGCCGGCCTTGAACGCCTTGCGCAAGCAGTTGCCCCGTGCCAGAATCACCCTGCTCGCCAAACCGTCTGTGGCACCGGTCTGGTCTCTTTTTCCGGGGATTGAAGGGGTAATTCCCTTGAAAAAGGGGTTGATGGGAATGTTGGATACCATCAGTAAGGTCAAGGCGGGCCAGTTTGATTTCGCCTTTATCCTGCCGAATTCTTTCAGGTCGGCCTGGATTCCCTGGTTGGCGGGGATTCCGGGGCGCAGGGGGGTGCCCGGCCAGAACCGGTGTTGGATGCTGACGGAGTCAGTCCACCTGTCGTCCTCCGCCCGGGCTGGCCATCAGTCGCTGGAAATGGCGGAAATCTTGCATCTGCCGGTTGATCGCCTGGAAGCCCCTCCCTTCCTTTTTGTGCCAAGGGCCGACCGGGAGCGGGCGAGCCGGTTGCTACCCGTAGACCGTCCTTGTGTGGCTTTTTTTCCGGGGGCATCCTATGGTCCGGCCAAGCGTTGGCCTGCCGAGCGATTTGCTTCCTTAGGTACCCGACTGGTGGCAGAGCAGGGGTGCAGTATCCTGGTCCTTGGCGGGAAGGCTGATAAACCCGTTTGTGATGAGGTGGCGGGCCGGATTGGCGGCGGCGCTATCAATCTGGCCGGGGAAACGGATCTGATCGAGTTGGCCGGGTTGCTCGGGCCGTGCCGGGCCGTGGTGGCCAATGATAGTGGCGGGATGCATTTGGCCGCCGGACTTGGTGTCGCGCTGGTGGGGATTTTCGGACTAACCGATCCAGTCAAAACAGCGCCGGTGGGAGCCTGTAGCCGGGTGCTTTGCGCCGAAGGGGTCGTCCGTTCGCGTGATATTGCCCGTGATTCGCTTGAAGCCCGTAACGCCATGGAAAGCATCGCGGTTGAAACCGTATATCAGACAGTGCTGGCATCCCTAAAAGCCTAATAGTCTACAGACTGCTTCCCTATTTATGAAGATCTCGATTATCACTCCCAATTACAATGGGGCACGGTTCCTGGAGGAATGTGTGCGCTCGGTGCATTCGCAGCGTGGGGCCGGCGTGGAGGTGGAGCACATCGTGATTGATGGGGGGAGCCGGGATCACTCCCTGGAGATCCTGCAACCTTATCGCGGAGGAATCACGCATTTGATTTCTGAAGCCGATCGCGGTGCCGCCTCGGCCATAAACAAGGGCTTACGGTTAGCCTCCGGCGACGTGATCGGTTGGCTTAATTCCGATGACCGTTATTATCCCGGTGCGCTCGCCCGGGTCACCTCGGTGATGCAGGCCCATCCCGGAAAGGCCCTGTGTTTTGGCCATTGTCCGATATTGAACGAAGAGGGGCAGGAGATCCGGAAGGCCATCACCCGCTTCAAGGAGTGCTTCTTTCCGGTCTCTTCGCGATTCATGATCCAGAGCATCAATTATATTTCTCAGCCGGCCATGTTTTTCAGGCGTTCGGCTTATCAGGTGGCGGGGCCGCTTCGCGAAGAGTTGAGGTATGCCTGGGATTATGAATTCATCCTGCGGCTTTGGCAACAGGGCGGGGCCGTGCATGTCCCTGGTGGCCCGCTGGCGGCCTTTCGATGGCATCCAGGGTCGTTGAGTGGGCAGGGGTTTGTGCCCCAGTTCCAGGAGGAACTGGAGGCGGCGCTGGCGGATGCCGGCCGGTATTCCCTGCAAGGCCTGATGCATCGTGCCGTCAGGTGGGGGATTGTGACGATTTACAGCCGGATGACGAAGCCTTCTCCAACTCCGTGATACGGAGTTCCAATTCGGCGGCATGCTGGCAGACCCGGCGCTGGTCAGCGCGCAACTCGGACAATGCGAGCGAGAAATCAAACACGACCAGCAGGAGAAAGGCAAATACGACCATGGTGATGGCGCTGATATACTGCATCCCGGTCAATGCGGCCAGCCAGCCCACCGCATCAGGGTAGATGGCAAATATCAGCAGCGTTACCCCGGTGAAAACCCACAGAAGGGCGTAGCGTTCTTCCATGGCAAACCGTCGCACCGCCTCCAGGGTGATCATCAATACGAGGGCGCTGAGGAATCCCAGTACAATGCGCATCCTGAACACCAGGGAGGCTGGATTTTCGTCCCGAAAGAAGGAGGGGTGATAGGCCGCCAGCGCACAACCGATGCCAATGGTGATCCAGGCCAGTCCGAGGAAAAAACGCTTCTGTTTCTGCGTCACCATGCGGAACCCCATCCCCAGCATTCCCAAACAGAGGGCGCACAGGAAAACTTTCTGCAGCGTCATGGCATCTCCTGGATAATGTTATGGCGGGCGTAGCGGCTGTTGACCGTCCGGGCCCGGTCAACCGCCAAGGCCAGTCCAACCTTGAACATATAGTAAAAAGCCCCTGATGACTTTATGGAGGAGACGCCGGTGGTGCGCGGGCGGAAACGGGCGCCCACTTCACGGAAACGATAGCCCTGCCGCCGGAGCAGCGCCAGGGATTCGGGTTCAGGATAATCGAGCGGGTAGGAACGGGAGAAATAGGAGATCAGGGGGCGGTTCATCATTTGAAAGCCCGAGGTCGGATCGGTGACACGAGCCCGGCAAATGAGGGAGAGTAAAAGGGCCAGACCCCGGATGCCGGCGTATCGGAAGGCGGTACTCTTGTAGGAGTCGGCGTCGTCTTCGAGGAACCGTGAGGCGATCACGAGGTCCACATCCCCTGATGCCATTGCGGCGACCAGTTTGGGGATTTCAGAAGGGGGGTGCTGGCCGTCGCCGTCACAGCGGATGATATAGTGATAGCCTTGCCGATAGGCGTAGCGGAACCCCGCCTGAACGGCGCCACCCACTCCGAGATTACACGGCAGATCGAGGACATGAACGCCCTGGGCACGGGCCACTTCTGCCGTCCGGTCAAGGGAGCAGTCATTGATGATCAGGATGTCAGTTCCGGGTGCCGCCGCGCGGACTTCAGCGATGAGTCCTGGAAGGGCCGCCTGCTCGTTGAAAGCCGGAATAATGACCAGAGTTTTTTTCAGAATGTCGTCCATGCCGGAAGACCATACTGAAAAATCAGTTACTTGTTAAGATGTAACTGTGCTTGGGGGGGCGGAGGGCCAGGGTCTATTGTTTTGGCCTGTTTTGGCTTTGCGGATGCGACGGAGCGCATCCCTCCACTGTGAGAACACATGATATTTTCCTGATTTCGATCAGTTTGGAGGGTTTCGCTCTGTCGAAACCAGCGCCAGATCGGTCAAAACAAAAGACCCTGGGCGGAGGGCGCCTTGGCCAGTGGGGTGACGCGGCTCGCCACAATGATTCTCAGCCGCGGACTGACGGCCAGTTCATGCACATCCCATAGGTCCCGGGGCAAGCCGGCCACCGTCGTCTCTATGAGGAGATTAGTGGCGTAGCGTCGCCGCTGTTGTTCGACATAATTCTCCTTTAAGGCCGGACTGATGGTACCAAAAACGCCGAAATCCATTCCTACAAGATCCTCCGGCTTATCCAGCACGATTAGGAACTGGTTCCCCAGTGCCATATACTTGGGGAGGGGGTTGTATTCAACAATCCTGTAGAATGTCAGGCGCGGGTTAAAGCCGGTGATGGCACGGTAGACGTCCGACTGAATCAGGGAGCGGGAGCATATCCCGAGCTTTTGATGAGGGTCAAGGTGTTGCGCGAGAAACTGGTGCGCCGCCAATGAGGTGGTGTCGGGCGAGGGGTCCCGGTGCGGGAACGAGCGGAGCAGGCGGATCGTGCGGACCAACTCGTCCTCTGCGCTGCTGTTGAGGAGGGGGTGCCCCGGCGGATGGGATAGTGTCCAGGCTCCACTTGCCACCAATCCAGATAGCAGCAGGGGGCGCAGACCGGTGCGCCAGTCCCACAGCGCGCCGGCAATGGTGCCTCCCATCGCGCCCACGGCAATCAGGAGGCTCCAGCCTTCGCGCTGATACGCCGTGAACTGCAGCCACCCGGTGGCCACTTGTACGCAGGCTAACCCGCCCCAGCATCCCAGTAAAAGCGTCAGCGGTTGTTTGCGACGCACACCCCACACGAGGGCGCACAACCAGAGCGCTATCAGGCCTATCAAGGTGGAATCAAGCAGGGCTGAATGCAGTCCAACGCGCTTGATGGCAAGGAAATCACGGCCGAGCATTTCCAGGGTCAGGAGCGTCGTCATCGATTCCGGATTCGCGTTCAACGGGCCGGTCGTCTGGTTCGCACCCGTCAGGTGGATCGCCGTCATCGCGCGTTGCCACGGGGTCATATGCGTCATGTGGAAGGCCAGGAGGCCGAGGCCGACGGTCATGAGCAGCAGAATCAGGCGACCGCGCTGCCACACGGACTGGCGCGTTCCGGCCCCATCAATGAGGAGCAGGAGGAGCAGCACGCCATAAACATGTAAAAGCATCATCGGCACGGTAAGGGCCAGCCCCGTGAATCCGGCCACCAGCCACAGGATGCCGCGGCTCCGCGTTTCCGGTACGCGGGCCAGCAGATAGCCAAGCCACAATAGCGGCAGCACGATAAAGCCGATCTGGTTGGCGAAGGT
Encoded proteins:
- a CDS encoding MFS transporter is translated as MTLFPILTQQKKVPFLWIVLMNFSWFVGLYTMFVVGTALPFTMRRFTDDTRLMSLVTSVGLWFGIILGPLVNYISDRIWTRFGRRRPFMLVAICGTLLSMFCIPFMPALSPLIMVVVVSSILGDVGSTQEPLWLEVIPSSQRGTAVAVRTLMTSMASLLFFQIMFAQFDFVYHLPGGMMLTGEQMCYLSAGILQLLYLLLLAFGIREVKPEGITLQHPEEIRSEQLLNAIEGIFAERRWWHYLFLCPLPAPWMLAIAERSRQRWVMLMLFPSAFLARFMRDVFCETRWWWIYMFYIAGTFMTAGGGFANLMLVEQFHYSKPRIALTGLPGMIIGNAVIIPFMGWYADRLPRIPVWLLGGLAAGGGTGLWYFMTLWGDVPKLDLPPFWVMMVMLVLATVAVGALEILLFQGLRSLKPAANPRIWAWLLNMVKTLLGIALTYAIIKWSSGSVPSMTNWYLMMCICGAMGILTIVSGPLYYDFLPKDKIGTISSGCGLLSTTVSAVISTFVGVWIFYFTKWSSGHEATSATQDYSSYLVMQLMFGVITIVFTAVFFYRFMKGRMVEYGRLGLNSTDPTPENHSSMV
- a CDS encoding rhodanese-like domain-containing protein, with protein sequence MDKFWIIIVAVVLLAVMVKAMGASRGNAATAKEKIKMGALILDVRTAGEYQGGHVEGAINIPVQDLESRLGELKDKKRAIVVYCASGMRSASAVKILTGAGFSDVTNAGGWGNLK
- the lpxK gene encoding tetraacyldisaccharide 4'-kinase — protein: MKSNRLENLETFLVDLIQRKDTSRIKDWRTRLLLGVLRQASYGFKGIVRLRHLLYDQGIFRHHTLGCQVISIGNVTVGGTGKTPVVEVFARTLQKRGRKVAILSRGYKKKEAPFLSRLVNKLLLRESRTLPRIVSDGKKLLLDSAYGGDEPYMLASNLADVAVLVDKDRVKSGRYAISRLGCDTLILDDGFQYLSLRHHVEIVLVDSKNPFANGYMLPRGLLREDVKHLAKAHYIFITKCDGSDNSALKADIRKLNTQAEMIECTHRARYLKNVFTTTREELSFLKGLTVAAVSGIAVPGGFERELEHLGAHLIQRVQFADHHRYTQQEIIEVINTARNSGAEAIITTEKDAVRFPRLDRCDLPVYFLRVDIELLSGTEDFNACIARICYK
- the waaF gene encoding lipopolysaccharide heptosyltransferase II, yielding MPVSLESVISKASDAAPRLLVVSPTWLGDCVMAMPALNALRKQLPRARITLLAKPSVAPVWSLFPGIEGVIPLKKGLMGMLDTISKVKAGQFDFAFILPNSFRSAWIPWLAGIPGRRGVPGQNRCWMLTESVHLSSSARAGHQSLEMAEILHLPVDRLEAPPFLFVPRADRERASRLLPVDRPCVAFFPGASYGPAKRWPAERFASLGTRLVAEQGCSILVLGGKADKPVCDEVAGRIGGGAINLAGETDLIELAGLLGPCRAVVANDSGGMHLAAGLGVALVGIFGLTDPVKTAPVGACSRVLCAEGVVRSRDIARDSLEARNAMESIAVETVYQTVLASLKA
- a CDS encoding glycosyltransferase family 2 protein — translated: MKISIITPNYNGARFLEECVRSVHSQRGAGVEVEHIVIDGGSRDHSLEILQPYRGGITHLISEADRGAASAINKGLRLASGDVIGWLNSDDRYYPGALARVTSVMQAHPGKALCFGHCPILNEEGQEIRKAITRFKECFFPVSSRFMIQSINYISQPAMFFRRSAYQVAGPLREELRYAWDYEFILRLWQQGGAVHVPGGPLAAFRWHPGSLSGQGFVPQFQEELEAALADAGRYSLQGLMHRAVRWGIVTIYSRMTKPSPTP
- a CDS encoding DUF2304 domain-containing protein, which translates into the protein MTLQKVFLCALCLGMLGMGFRMVTQKQKRFFLGLAWITIGIGCALAAYHPSFFRDENPASLVFRMRIVLGFLSALVLMITLEAVRRFAMEERYALLWVFTGVTLLIFAIYPDAVGWLAALTGMQYISAITMVVFAFLLLVVFDFSLALSELRADQRRVCQHAAELELRITELEKASSSGCKSSQSPT
- a CDS encoding glycosyltransferase family 2 protein, with translation MDDILKKTLVIIPAFNEQAALPGLIAEVRAAAPGTDILIINDCSLDRTAEVARAQGVHVLDLPCNLGVGGAVQAGFRYAYRQGYHYIIRCDGDGQHPPSEIPKLVAAMASGDVDLVIASRFLEDDADSYKSTAFRYAGIRGLALLLSLICRARVTDPTSGFQMMNRPLISYFSRSYPLDYPEPESLALLRRQGYRFREVGARFRPRTTGVSSIKSSGAFYYMFKVGLALAVDRARTVNSRYARHNIIQEMP